Proteins found in one Bacillus sp. (in: firmicutes) genomic segment:
- a CDS encoding LytR family transcriptional regulator, giving the protein MNKRKIWFIATIAIVLLFVGGYGFAIYRTINKTVESIHEPMQREKSEKRQEKVTLDKKEPFSVLLLGVDERAGDKGRSDTIIVMTINPNLDSIKMLSIPRDTRTEIIGLHKLDKINHAYAFGDIKMAIATVEDFLDIPIDYYVKINMEGFKEMVDAVGGVTVNNSMKFVQDGHTFDKGTIKLTGEAALSYVQMRKEDPKGDFGRQERQQQIIKSIFKKGASITSLTKYEAIFDAIGDNVKTNLKLSELITIQKDYNDVIQNVEQLQLHGKGQIIDGIYYLIISEQEKQRVEKILKAHLRGSVPHTFKAVK; this is encoded by the coding sequence ATGAACAAAAGAAAAATTTGGTTTATTGCTACGATAGCAATTGTTCTACTATTTGTAGGCGGCTATGGATTCGCAATTTACCGCACCATCAATAAAACGGTAGAATCGATTCATGAACCAATGCAACGTGAAAAATCAGAAAAAAGGCAGGAAAAGGTAACCCTAGATAAAAAAGAGCCATTCTCTGTGCTTCTTCTAGGAGTCGATGAACGTGCTGGTGATAAAGGCCGCTCCGACACAATCATTGTCATGACGATAAATCCGAATCTAGATTCTATTAAAATGCTTAGCATTCCCCGTGACACAAGAACAGAAATAATTGGCCTCCATAAACTGGATAAAATCAATCATGCCTATGCCTTTGGTGATATCAAGATGGCAATCGCAACCGTCGAGGACTTCCTGGATATCCCAATTGACTATTATGTAAAAATAAACATGGAAGGCTTTAAAGAGATGGTAGATGCCGTTGGCGGTGTCACCGTTAACAATTCAATGAAATTTGTACAAGATGGGCATACCTTTGATAAAGGGACTATTAAACTTACAGGGGAAGCCGCTTTATCCTATGTTCAAATGAGGAAAGAAGATCCAAAAGGAGATTTCGGCCGCCAAGAAAGGCAACAACAAATCATCAAAAGTATTTTTAAAAAAGGGGCAAGCATTACATCGTTAACAAAATATGAAGCCATCTTTGACGCGATCGGAGATAATGTAAAAACAAATCTCAAACTTTCCGAATTAATTACTATTCAAAAAGACTATAACGATGTCATACAAAATGTCGAGCAATTACAGCTGCACGGAAAAGGTCAAATCATCGATGGAATCTATTATCTAATCATTTCCGAACAAGAAAAACAGAGAGTAGAAAAGATTTTGAAGGCGCATTTAAGGGGGTCAGTCCCCCACACCTTTAAAGCGGTAAAGTAA
- a CDS encoding transposase: MARKPRVWFPGAIYHITNRGNRRTALFYDNSDRLTYLDLLQEVRTYFPFHLHTYCLMTNHIHLQLETIHHHPMHIMKMLNSRYAMHFNKRHRLVGHVFQGRYGSELIDSIDYQLEVSRYIHLNPVGAQMVTSPETYPWSSYEAYISNIINPHVTTSKILSYFPNPQKENYRRYVEKEYHPLRMTDK, from the coding sequence GTGGCAAGAAAGCCTCGCGTTTGGTTTCCGGGTGCGATATATCACATAACAAATCGAGGTAATCGTCGTACAGCTTTATTTTATGATAACAGCGATCGTTTAACCTATTTAGATTTATTACAAGAGGTTCGTACTTATTTTCCTTTTCATCTTCATACGTATTGCCTCATGACAAACCATATTCATCTTCAATTGGAAACCATTCATCATCATCCTATGCATATTATGAAAATGTTGAACTCAAGATATGCCATGCATTTTAACAAACGCCATCGGTTAGTTGGCCATGTGTTTCAAGGGCGTTATGGTTCAGAACTGATTGATTCAATCGATTACCAATTAGAAGTTAGTAGATACATCCACTTAAATCCTGTTGGAGCTCAAATGGTAACATCCCCCGAAACCTATCCTTGGAGCAGTTATGAAGCCTATATTTCAAATATAATCAATCCTCACGTAACTACTTCTAAAATTTTATCCTATTTCCCAAATCCGCAAAAAGAAAACTATCGGAGATATGTTGAAAAAGAATATCATCCATTAAGAATGACTGATAAATAA